TCGTATGTATGTTCGACTTCGGTTGCCGGTGCAATAGAATTGGCGGGAGTATATTATGGCAGGATCAGTCACCTGGGCAAACCAACCCTCCTCCGAGAAGAATTGTGCTATGCCCCCCCCCGATATCCCTATAGAGCGAAAGAGCTGCCTGGTGATCCCTAGGTTGCAGCACGTCCGGTCGTTAACTCCTCGCTAGCTGCCGCCGTTTCTAGGACCGACCGACGCCTCACCTGCATGCACAGGTACCTACGTAGTGTAGTGTCGGTCGCACATTCATAATAGCGTTCGGACTCATGTGCCTTCCTGAACCAGGGGAGTTCCCTTGCTCCTGCTGCGTACGATTAGCCAGCCTTGCGGCGGCAAAAGGATTAGGACGTCCCCCCATGCTAAGGTTCCCTGCGGTCCGGCCGCATTAGGTTAGGGAGCTGGGCGATAATAGCTCCTCCGCATCCCAAGCGCGCTGCCCTCCTAGGCGCGCAACACTAAGTAATCCAAGCCAACCCACATTACTAACTAACGGTGGATAATCATCTTTCTTAGAGGTACTAAATACAACTCCATGAATGAGCAAAATGAAGGTTGCGTTAATGAGAAAGATCTCTGGGGAAACCGCTAAAAAAAGATTGAACATGTGGTTCCGAGTTTCGATAACTTCTTCTGCTTTCATTTCCTCTCCTCCGTCTGCAAAATCACTGAGTTAATTCAAAAGTCCTGTTAGGTCACATAAAGGTGCTTGTTGCTTTTAAAGTATGATAAAGTGGTTTTTAAACTGTCTAAGAGACTGATCACGCCTGGTCATTTGCAGATCCAAGCGGCATATCATTAATATGAATATTCTTATCCCTCTGTCGATCTTCCCATTGGAAGATTAGTTGCGCATGTTGGAATTCAGCTCTTTCGAGCCTTGCTTTTTCTTGTTCCATTGCTTGACACAACCATCTCCGTTCCGCTTCTATCCACGTCCTTTTCGCGCTTTGGGCCTCCAGGAAATCACGGTTGTGCGACTCTGAAAAAAAAACGGATCCTCCCTCATTCTCCCGCAGATCCTGATAAGCTGCCTGGAGAATGGAGAAATTATCAGTGGAACGAAGAAAATCTAAATAGGAACGAAGCGCCCCCTCCAAAAGGTAGGGCTCGACGGGAAGTACGGCTTCGTTCCTCGCGTACTGTGAAATAAACTCCTGAATTAGATCAAGCCTCAAACTTGATGTCCTTTCTTCCATTAGGAAGAGCCTTAGCCGCCCAGGTATGTCCTCCAGAGGGGTGTTGTGATTCAGCTCCTGCTGAATGAACGCAACCCACTCCGGATCCTGCTCGTAAAGGCTCAGATAGAAGTTTAGCCCTTCTAAATGAGCTAGAGCCTGTGGGTTTTGAATCTCTGGCGGTAGAGATATAAGAAATGAGGAGCAACAAGTCAGATGGGCTAAAACCTGTCCTACGGGGAGGATAAGTCGAAAAAAGACTATAAAAGCAAAAATGAAAATTTGTAAAAAGGGAATGAATtttaataaaacaaaaaaaagagaggaggagaCACATTGGAACTTAGCTTTTTtaataacaaaagaaaaaagaatgacaCTAGTAGCAATGAACAATGGAATGACACTAGGAAAAATGGTCAGAATAATTTCTAGAAATGAAGGATGATTTCGCGCCACGGAATGAATCGAAGAACTGAGGACGTTTCCAATACCGACAGCAGCTCCCGCTAAAGCAATTGTAGCAGCTCCGGCACCTATTGATTTAGCTCCTTCTAACATGTCGAGTCGCGACATGACATTGTTTCACGCTTTTCCTTCGCTACTAGAAATTTCTAGTCTAGTCTAGTATAGTATAGTCATTTATTTCCCGTTGATGAAATTTCTAGTCTAGTATAGTTCTAGTATAGTATTTCTCGTTGATTTGATTCCTCATCTCCATAGTTGAATAATAAACCTAGACACAAACTAGATACGGAATAGCTACGTTTCTTTCTATATGATAATATGCACCGAGGGGAGGTTGCTGCATGTCTGAGACTTGAGACCTCGGATACTTGTGCTGATGTCTAGCAACCTGAGCTAGCACTGTCCCCATAGTTTGGCCATGCCCATTTATGAGCAATATTAAGAAAGAGCATGGAGTGCATCCAAGGGTGCTACAAGGCTACAACTCTGAATCGCCAACACCAGAGTTCAAAACAAAGCTGGGGAATGCCATGGTTATGTCCCTGAATAGGAAATTAATGTATGAGCACAACACATCACAGTGTGGGATAAACTATTGTGCAAGTAATTGGAATGTCACCCTGAAAGTATTAAGGCAAGCATGTTTATAAACTGAAAAATGTAAATATACTTACTTAAAGTATGGAAGAGTCATGTTCTTCAGCAAAGCTGGGTTTTTACTCGCGAACGCTTTCCATTCATCAGGATCAATCTTCCCGTCACCATTGAAGTCTGCTTGCTGGAATGTCTGTCAAAACTGAAGTTAGCATAAATCCATGTGTCGGCCACCTCATAGTGTGAACGCTTCTTGCGCCACAAGAGTCGACATGAAACCTGCGACAACTTTTTGTGAAGGAAATAAACAGAAAGTAACATTTCATCTGGATGCGCTGTACCTGATCCACAATTTGTTCAACAGCGTCATCAGAAAGAAACAGATCTGATTCATTCAGAATAGCTGGTCGGATACTGGAATCTActattaaatataaataaaataaaaaataaattagaggCGAAAGAAAGTACAATCTTAATTACTCGATTATCTCTGTTTCCTCAGCTCTTCCCTACTCGGCTTCCTTGATTGCCTTTAGCTCAGACAGCAGACTCTTTCGCCTATAGCTGACGATTTAGGGGGAAGTTTGATAAGAAAGTTGTTCCGCGTACTATGAGTTTACTAGACTAGCTACTGTAAATTGCTATTCTAGCACATGTGTGCTTCTAATAACAGTCAATTAGAAAGCACTTTCTATAATGATAATTTGATATGAGAATATCATAGTAGCTCTAATAAGATCTTATCATGCTAGGGCTTCTGCTACTGGTTTAGATGCGGGAAGATGTCTGGCTTAAAAAGGGTACAGGTACTACAGGAAAAATGACTACCTACCGACCCCTCGACCTATTGAAGTAGCGCTCACTCGCAGCCCAACAGTTCCTTCGCTTACACCCTAATCTTAATAGCCCAGCCTCCAAGAGAAGAAATAGCACCAACCGCAACAATGGTAGCTAGAATCGATACAATGGTAGCTAGTTTCAGTTCAAGCTGCTTCGCACTACCGTTGCTAACGGATTCAAGTTGTCTGCAGTCGACACAAGCTTGCCGCTGCTGCCGCAAATCAACTCAAGCTTCTACCCTATGAAACAAGTCAACTTGAGGTTGCCCATCACTACTTAATCCGCTACCTCAAATCAACTCCTGCTCCTCGTTCCATCATGAAAGAGTAAAGCCTCAAAATGGGTACACAGCTAAACATGAGAGCAAGCAGACTCTTATACGTGTAACTAAGCCTTCAAAATGGGGGTGTGCATGTAACATAGCCGTCATAGAGCGGGTTCGCTTGTAAATATGCCCAGACCAGCGCCTCTTTGTTCTACATGGCATCTCGATTCTCCACTACATGACCCAGACCAGCGCTTGTAAACTGGAAGGTAGTATCAACCAATATCAAATTACTGGAGTTATATTTGAACAGGTTGACGAGATAAAATAATTCAAATGAAGAGATAAGCAGATGAGGAGATACGATGATTCAAAGGAGAAGTACATGATCCGCATGCAGGACGCAAACCAACCTGAGGCCTGAGCGAAAGGATCACGTCTCTGCTGTTTTGTTACGAATAGATGTACAAGCAGCATGCAGCTTAAAATTCCCTGAGTCCAAGTAGCTCACGTTTCCATATCAGGACCCACACCTCATGGGAAGTTGATATGGTTTACGGCAGCCATCCTAAGCAAGGTAATTAACGGATTATGTTCCCTGCAAGCCAGGGAGATTCGGCAGTTAGCATGGGGAGCTAGGTAAGGAGCAATCCACGTCAGGGTCTACATATAGCTAAGCCAAAAGACTTATCAGGCGAGCGTACGGAAGAACAACAGAGAGAGCCTTTGTTCCCATCTACTGTGCTCACATGCATATTAGTTCAACCTCTCACCAAGGTCTGCTTTCTTCACCCGTGCCTATTTCTCTTTGTTTTGTCATTTTG
The Setaria viridis unplaced genomic scaffold, Setaria_viridis_v4.0 scaffold_148, whole genome shotgun sequence DNA segment above includes these coding regions:
- the LOC140221537 gene encoding uncharacterized protein — protein: MSRLDMLEGAKSIGAGAATIALAGAAVGIGNVLSSSIHSVARNHPSFLEIILTIFPSVIPLFIATSVILFSFVIKKAKFQCVSSSLFFVLLKFIPFLQIFIFAFIVFFRLILPVGQVLAHLTCCSSFLISLPPEIQNPQALAHLEGLNFYLSLYEQDPEWVAFIQQELNHNTPLEDIPGRLRLFLMEERTSSLRLDLIQEFISQYARNEAVLPVEPYLLEGALRSYLDFLRSTDNFSILQAAYQDLRENEGGSVFFSESHNRDFLEAQSAKRTWIEAERRWLCQAMEQEKARLERAEFQHAQLIFQWEDRQRDKNIHINDMPLGSANDQA